Proteins co-encoded in one Thermochromatium tepidum ATCC 43061 genomic window:
- a CDS encoding protein phosphatase 2C domain-containing protein, giving the protein MLDDYAALQRRNPRDLRATLLLAAVGRFHVFWWQVGDEAIVAQTHAGLRSLSDSSSAKGEFANQTMFIDTARVSLPALWVAHDLTSALGCALACRSAALALPAARAAELESRPQPASPPATLLRLFRQGT; this is encoded by the coding sequence TTGCTTGACGACTACGCAGCGTTGCAGCGGCGAAACCCCAGGGATTTGCGCGCCACGTTGCTGCTGGCAGCGGTTGGACGCTTCCATGTCTTTTGGTGGCAGGTGGGGGATGAGGCGATCGTGGCTCAGACGCATGCGGGGTTGCGCAGCCTGAGCGACTCGTCGTCGGCCAAAGGGGAGTTTGCGAACCAGACGATGTTTATCGACACCGCTCGAGTTTCGTTGCCCGCGCTGTGGGTGGCGCATGACCTGACATCCGCGCTCGGATGCGCTCTCGCCTGCCGATCTGCCGCCCTCGCGCTGCCCGCAGCGCGGGCAGCGGAACTCGAGTCGCGCCCCCAGCCGGCATCCCCGCCGGCCACTCTCCTGCGTCTCTTTCGGCAAGGAACCTGA
- a CDS encoding DUF3375 domain-containing protein, which translates to MTLDFATLDALRTHHPAWRLLRSDHAPLVASFLHRVFVAPNVRVMSEADLAEALEDELYALRLQLGETAFPKPATEYLNDWALPDKGWLRKFYKPGSDEAQFDLTPATEKAIAWLGQLSERQFVGTESRLLTLFDLLKQMSEGSETDPEKRIAELQKKRDAIDAEIARVRSGDVPLLDDAALKDRFQQFMQGARELLADFREVEHNFRQLDRRVRERIALWEGGKGALLEEIMGERDAIADSDQGKSFRAFWDFLLSSRRQEELSELLERVLQLPAVVAMRPDARIRRVHYDWLEAGEHTQRTVAALSQQLRRFLDDQVWLENRRIMDILRGIESKALALREAPTAGAVMELAEARADIELIMDRPLFTPAVKPVFAHLDLLAGDEAIDPSALFEQVVVDKARLMRHIRHALQNRRQITLRELVAAQPLQQGLAELVAYLQLGSDAFNAVVDEDTPEAIHWQAEDEQGEAVTRTARLPRVIFMR; encoded by the coding sequence ATGACGCTCGACTTCGCCACCCTCGATGCCCTGCGCACCCACCACCCGGCCTGGCGGCTGCTGCGTTCGGATCATGCGCCGCTGGTGGCGAGCTTTCTGCACCGGGTGTTCGTCGCCCCCAATGTGCGGGTGATGAGCGAGGCCGATTTGGCGGAGGCGCTGGAGGATGAGTTGTATGCACTGCGACTGCAACTGGGCGAGACCGCGTTTCCCAAGCCGGCGACCGAATACCTGAACGACTGGGCCTTGCCGGATAAAGGCTGGCTGCGCAAGTTTTACAAGCCTGGCAGCGACGAGGCGCAATTCGATCTGACGCCGGCGACCGAGAAGGCCATCGCCTGGCTGGGGCAACTTTCCGAGCGCCAGTTCGTCGGTACCGAATCGCGCTTGCTGACGCTCTTTGACCTGCTCAAGCAGATGAGCGAGGGCAGCGAGACCGATCCGGAAAAGCGCATCGCCGAACTGCAAAAAAAGCGCGATGCGATCGATGCCGAGATCGCCCGCGTGCGCTCGGGCGATGTGCCGCTTTTGGATGATGCGGCGTTGAAGGATCGTTTCCAGCAGTTCATGCAGGGCGCGCGCGAGTTGCTCGCCGATTTCCGCGAGGTCGAGCACAACTTCCGCCAGCTCGACCGGCGCGTGCGCGAGCGCATCGCGCTGTGGGAGGGCGGCAAGGGGGCGCTTTTGGAGGAGATCATGGGTGAGCGCGATGCGATTGCCGATTCCGACCAAGGCAAGAGCTTCCGCGCCTTTTGGGATTTTTTGCTCTCCAGCCGCCGCCAGGAGGAGCTGTCCGAGCTTTTGGAACGAGTGTTGCAACTACCGGCGGTAGTGGCCATGCGACCCGATGCCCGTATCCGCCGCGTCCATTACGACTGGCTGGAGGCTGGTGAGCACACCCAGCGCACCGTGGCGGCGCTGTCGCAACAATTGCGCCGCTTTCTCGACGATCAGGTCTGGTTGGAAAACCGCCGCATCATGGATATCCTGCGCGGCATCGAGAGCAAGGCGCTGGCGCTGCGGGAGGCCCCGACGGCAGGCGCCGTGATGGAGCTGGCCGAGGCACGGGCCGACATCGAACTCATCATGGATCGCCCGTTGTTTACGCCGGCGGTCAAGCCGGTTTTTGCCCACCTGGACTTGCTGGCGGGCGACGAGGCGATCGACCCTTCGGCCTTGTTCGAGCAGGTGGTGGTGGACAAGGCGCGGCTGATGCGCCACATCCGCCATGCCTTGCAAAACCGCAGACAAATCACCCTGCGTGAACTGGTCGCCGCCCAGCCGCTGCAACAGGGCCTGGCGGAACTGGTGGCCTACCTGCAACTGGGCAGCGATGCATTCAATGCCGTGGTGGACGAGGACACGCCGGAGGCCATCCACTGGCAGGCCGAAGATGAACAAGGCGAAGCGGTGACGCGCACGGCCCGCCTGCCACGGGTCATTTTCATGCGCTGA
- a CDS encoding DUF4194 domain-containing protein: MGRLLSLQARVRDYVALLNLDLVLDEAEGYAFLKNRPEPAEDDPAPRLPRLIARRPLSFAVSLLLALLRRKLAEFDAGGGETRLVLSRDEIVELVRVFLPDGPNEARLIDQIETTLNKVVELGFLHKLKPASGSATGPAHYEVRRILKAFVDAQWLAEFDARLAAYQSALSGSAKEARDG; this comes from the coding sequence GTGGGCCGCCTGCTCAGCCTGCAAGCGCGGGTGCGGGATTATGTCGCGCTACTCAATCTGGATTTGGTGCTGGACGAGGCCGAAGGCTATGCCTTCCTGAAAAACCGCCCTGAGCCGGCGGAGGATGATCCGGCGCCACGCCTGCCGCGCCTGATCGCGCGCCGGCCGCTGTCGTTTGCGGTCAGCCTGTTGCTCGCTTTGCTACGCCGGAAGCTGGCCGAGTTCGATGCCGGGGGCGGTGAGACGCGCCTGGTGCTGTCGCGCGACGAGATCGTCGAGCTGGTGCGCGTCTTTCTGCCCGACGGGCCGAACGAGGCCCGGCTGATCGACCAGATCGAGACCACCCTCAACAAGGTGGTCGAGTTGGGGTTTCTGCACAAGCTCAAGCCCGCCAGCGGTAGCGCGACGGGGCCGGCGCATTACGAAGTGCGGCGCATCCTGAAGGCCTTCGTCGATGCGCAGTGGCTGGCCGAGTTCGATGCCCGACTGGCGGCCTACCAATCCGCCCTGTCGGGATCGGCCAAGGAGGCGCGCGATGGCTGA
- a CDS encoding ATP-binding protein produces the protein MAEAQTLGLDFVADDALSGFRLARLEVFNWGTFDGRVWTLRLDGKNGLLTGDIGSGKSTLVDAITTLLVPAQRIAYNKAAGADSKERSLRSYVLGYYKSERNEVTGTARPVSLRDHNSYSVILGVFHNAGYDQTVSLAQVFWMKEAQGQPARFFVGAEQNLSIAEDFADFGSDITALRKKLRSSGTELFDSFPPYAAWFRRRFGIENDQALELFHQTVSMKSVGNLTDFVRNHMLEPFEVVTRIQALIGHFDDLDRAHQAVLKAQQQVELLTPLVADCKRHTELANEVNRLRQCRDGLRAHFAGLKLGLLEKRLGLLDEEWRKIDGQLRRLEDRRAEQTRQIDELKQAIHANGGDRLERLASEIRKKEQLRDARKAKAARYRDLAAVLAEAVPSDEAKFAAQHARFGQWLEEANERDAELQNVLTEHGVSLRQGKLEHDQLTAGIDSLKRRRSNIDDQPIQIRAALCAALGIDAEDMPFAGELIQVREEARDWEGAAERLLRGFGLSLLVPDVHYKAVAEWVDAHHLRGRLVYFHVRARKGIDLPQLHPDSLVRKLAIKPDSPYYDWLERELAHRFDFACCATQEQFRRETRAITRAGQIKDPSGRHEKDDRHRIDDRSRYVLGWSNSAKIAALEAKRRQLESRLGELGHRIGEIEAERRSLQARRDALTRLEEFTSFEEIDWASVAAEIAILDEERRMLEQTSDVLQQLNERLRALQQALAGTDREMNEAREKRAKLEQRRADAEALNAQTAPLAEEADAALFDTLEAMRAEALGEHQLTVESCDHREQDVRGWLQTKIDNETKTANRLAEKIIKAMASFKERFPLETAEIDASLAAAFEFENLLAKLHRDDLPRFVARFKELLNVNTINEIANFNAQLARERETIKERIAQINKSLAAIDYNPGRYIVLESQASPDAEIRNFQQDLRACTEGAVTGSDDAQYSEAKFLQVKAIIDRFRGREGLSEQDRRWTAKVTDVRNWFLFAASERWREDDTEYEHYSDSGGKSGGQKEKLAYTILAASLAYQFGLEWGALRSRSFRFVVIDEAFGRGSDESAQYALMLFRKLNLQLLIVTPLQKIHIIEPFVSSVGFVHNEGGRASRLRNLTIEEYRAQKAASGRQA, from the coding sequence ATGGCTGAGGCGCAAACCCTGGGACTCGATTTCGTGGCGGACGATGCGTTGTCGGGTTTTCGCCTCGCCCGACTGGAGGTGTTCAACTGGGGCACCTTCGATGGCCGGGTGTGGACGCTGCGCCTCGATGGCAAAAATGGCCTGCTCACCGGCGACATCGGTTCCGGCAAGTCCACGCTGGTCGATGCCATCACCACGCTCTTGGTGCCGGCCCAGCGCATCGCCTACAACAAGGCCGCCGGCGCCGACAGCAAGGAGCGCAGCTTGCGTTCCTACGTGCTCGGCTATTACAAATCCGAACGCAACGAGGTCACCGGCACCGCCCGGCCGGTCTCCCTGCGCGACCACAACAGCTATTCGGTGATCCTCGGCGTATTCCACAACGCCGGTTACGACCAGACGGTGAGTCTGGCGCAGGTGTTCTGGATGAAGGAGGCGCAGGGTCAGCCCGCCCGCTTCTTCGTTGGCGCGGAGCAAAATCTGTCGATTGCCGAGGACTTCGCCGACTTCGGCAGCGATATCACCGCGCTGCGCAAGAAGCTGCGCAGCAGTGGCACCGAGCTGTTCGACAGCTTCCCGCCTTATGCCGCCTGGTTCAGACGCCGTTTCGGCATCGAAAACGATCAGGCGCTGGAATTGTTCCACCAGACGGTGTCGATGAAATCGGTGGGCAACCTCACCGACTTCGTGCGCAACCACATGCTGGAGCCTTTCGAGGTGGTCACCCGCATCCAAGCCTTGATCGGACACTTCGACGACCTCGATCGCGCCCATCAGGCCGTACTCAAGGCCCAGCAGCAAGTCGAGCTGCTCACGCCGCTGGTCGCCGACTGCAAGCGACATACTGAACTGGCGAACGAGGTAAATCGTCTGCGGCAATGCCGCGATGGTCTGCGCGCGCATTTCGCCGGCCTCAAACTGGGCTTGCTGGAAAAACGGCTTGGCCTGCTCGATGAAGAGTGGCGCAAGATCGATGGCCAGTTGCGACGCCTGGAAGATCGACGCGCGGAGCAAACCCGGCAGATCGATGAACTGAAGCAGGCCATCCACGCCAACGGCGGCGACCGTCTGGAGCGGCTGGCCAGCGAAATCCGCAAGAAAGAGCAGCTGCGCGATGCGCGCAAGGCCAAGGCGGCACGTTACCGTGACCTGGCCGCCGTGCTGGCCGAGGCGGTGCCCAGCGATGAGGCCAAATTTGCCGCACAGCATGCGCGCTTTGGCCAGTGGCTGGAAGAGGCGAACGAGCGCGACGCCGAGTTGCAAAACGTACTCACCGAGCACGGCGTCAGCCTGCGCCAGGGCAAGCTGGAGCACGACCAATTGACGGCTGGAATCGACAGCCTCAAGCGCCGGCGCAGCAACATCGATGATCAGCCGATCCAGATCCGCGCCGCGCTGTGTGCGGCGCTGGGAATCGATGCGGAGGACATGCCGTTTGCCGGCGAGTTGATCCAGGTGCGCGAGGAGGCGCGTGACTGGGAAGGCGCGGCCGAACGGCTGTTGCGCGGCTTTGGTCTTTCCTTACTGGTGCCGGATGTCCACTACAAGGCAGTGGCCGAATGGGTGGATGCCCACCATCTGCGCGGTCGCTTGGTCTATTTCCATGTACGCGCCCGCAAAGGCATCGATCTACCGCAGCTCCACCCGGATTCGCTGGTGCGAAAGCTCGCGATCAAGCCCGATTCGCCCTATTACGACTGGCTGGAACGCGAGCTTGCCCATCGCTTCGACTTCGCCTGCTGCGCCACCCAGGAGCAATTTCGCCGCGAGACGCGCGCGATCACCCGCGCCGGCCAGATCAAGGACCCGAGCGGCCGGCATGAAAAAGACGACCGCCATCGCATCGATGACCGCAGCCGCTACGTGCTGGGTTGGAGCAACAGCGCCAAGATCGCCGCGCTGGAGGCCAAGCGTCGCCAGCTCGAAAGCCGCCTTGGCGAGCTGGGCCATCGGATCGGCGAGATCGAGGCCGAGCGCCGCAGCCTGCAAGCCCGACGCGATGCGCTCACCCGCCTGGAAGAATTCACCTCTTTCGAAGAAATCGATTGGGCCAGCGTGGCAGCGGAGATCGCCATCCTCGACGAGGAGCGGCGGATGCTTGAGCAGACCTCGGATGTGCTCCAGCAGTTGAACGAACGCTTGCGGGCGCTCCAGCAGGCGCTCGCAGGCACCGATAGGGAAATGAATGAAGCGCGCGAAAAGCGCGCCAAGCTCGAGCAGCGCCGTGCCGATGCCGAGGCGCTGAACGCGCAGACGGCCCCGTTGGCAGAAGAAGCCGATGCCGCGCTCTTCGACACCCTGGAGGCCATGCGCGCCGAGGCCCTGGGCGAACACCAGCTCACCGTGGAATCGTGCGACCACCGCGAGCAGGACGTGCGCGGCTGGCTGCAAACGAAGATCGACAACGAGACCAAGACGGCGAACCGCCTGGCCGAGAAGATCATCAAGGCGATGGCCTCGTTCAAGGAGCGCTTCCCGCTCGAAACCGCCGAGATCGATGCCAGCCTGGCAGCGGCCTTCGAGTTCGAAAACCTGCTCGCCAAGCTCCATCGCGATGATCTGCCGCGTTTCGTGGCGCGCTTCAAGGAGCTGCTCAACGTCAACACCATCAACGAGATCGCCAACTTCAATGCCCAGTTGGCGCGCGAGCGCGAGACCATCAAGGAACGCATCGCCCAGATCAACAAGTCGCTCGCCGCGATCGACTACAACCCCGGTCGCTACATCGTGCTGGAATCGCAGGCCAGCCCGGATGCCGAGATCCGCAACTTCCAGCAGGATCTGCGCGCCTGCACCGAGGGCGCGGTGACCGGCTCCGACGACGCCCAGTATTCCGAAGCGAAGTTTTTGCAAGTCAAGGCGATCATCGACCGCTTCCGTGGCCGGGAAGGTCTGTCGGAGCAGGATCGGCGCTGGACGGCCAAGGTCACCGACGTGCGCAACTGGTTTTTGTTTGCCGCCAGCGAGCGCTGGCGCGAAGACGACACCGAATACGAGCACTACTCGGACTCGGGCGGCAAGTCGGGCGGCCAGAAGGAGAAGCTGGCCTACACCATCCTCGCCGCCAGCCTGGCCTACCAGTTCGGTCTGGAATGGGGGGCGCTGCGCTCGCGCTCCTTCCGCTTCGTGGTCATCGACGAAGCCTTCGGTCGCGGCTCGGACGAATCGGCGCAGTATGCCTTGATGTTATTTCGCAAACTCAACTTGCAACTGTTGATCGTCACGCCCTTGCAGAAGATCCACATCATCGAGCCCTTTGTTTCCAGCGTCGGTTTCGTGCACAACGAAGGCGGCCGCGCTTCCAGGTTGCGCAACCTGACCATCGAAGAATACCGGGCGCAGAAGGCCGCCAGCGGAAGGCAGGCGTGA
- a CDS encoding DUF3322 domain-containing protein, translating into MWTTAKDLKAQLMRLWQRGELLRDAVTGHDRFPLRLTIKGPASADITARFEAVRVWAAELAHAGPVRLEWQEVRHRVQGVQRMPSAAWIDAMEAALAWLGKRRDWERFSKLAELTRRQNPSLLPWLEKRPFQALELEAEWPHLLAVVDWIAQHPRPAIYLRQVDVPGVHSKFIERHRAVLAELLDLTLPANAIDASKTGVAQFAARYGFLDKPTRIRFRLLDPSIHAVAGTSCPDVTLDADSFSRLSIEVRRVIITENETNFLALPNIPGAMALFGAGYGWEALARARWLERCAIHYWGDIDTHGFAILDRLRQHFAHVESFLMDRATLEAHAAFWGREDTPQRADLARLTQEERRLYDDLRDNRIGENLRLEQEHIGFGWVSERIGQICLYGSDEPNGQDDNHP; encoded by the coding sequence ATGTGGACCACCGCGAAGGATCTGAAGGCGCAACTCATGCGGCTGTGGCAGCGCGGCGAACTGCTGCGCGATGCCGTGACCGGCCACGACCGTTTCCCCTTGCGGCTGACGATCAAAGGCCCGGCTTCGGCGGACATCACCGCGCGTTTCGAGGCCGTGCGCGTCTGGGCGGCGGAATTGGCCCATGCCGGCCCCGTGCGCCTGGAGTGGCAGGAGGTTCGCCACCGCGTGCAAGGGGTACAGCGGATGCCCTCGGCCGCCTGGATCGACGCGATGGAAGCGGCGCTCGCCTGGCTCGGCAAGCGCCGTGATTGGGAGCGCTTCAGCAAGCTGGCTGAGCTCACCCGGCGGCAAAATCCATCGTTGCTGCCCTGGCTGGAAAAGCGGCCTTTTCAGGCCCTCGAACTCGAAGCCGAATGGCCGCATTTGCTGGCCGTGGTGGATTGGATCGCGCAACACCCCCGGCCGGCGATCTATCTGCGCCAGGTGGATGTGCCGGGCGTGCACAGCAAGTTCATCGAGAGGCATCGTGCCGTGCTGGCCGAGTTGCTCGACCTGACCCTGCCTGCCAACGCCATAGACGCCAGCAAGACCGGTGTTGCCCAGTTTGCCGCCCGCTATGGTTTTCTCGATAAACCCACGCGGATTCGCTTCCGTCTCCTCGATCCCTCGATCCACGCCGTCGCCGGGACGTCGTGTCCGGACGTCACGCTGGATGCCGACAGTTTCAGTCGTCTGAGCATCGAGGTGCGACGGGTGATCATCACCGAGAACGAAACCAACTTCCTCGCCTTGCCAAACATACCGGGGGCGATGGCCCTATTCGGCGCCGGATATGGCTGGGAAGCGCTCGCCCGGGCGCGCTGGCTCGAACGCTGCGCGATCCACTATTGGGGCGACATCGATACGCATGGCTTTGCCATCCTGGACCGACTGCGGCAACACTTTGCCCACGTCGAGTCCTTCCTCATGGATCGCGCCACGCTCGAAGCCCACGCCGCCTTTTGGGGGCGGGAGGATACGCCGCAACGGGCCGACCTCGCTAGGCTGACGCAGGAGGAGCGGCGCCTCTACGACGACCTGCGCGATAACCGCATCGGCGAAAATCTACGCCTCGAGCAGGAGCATATCGGCTTTGGCTGGGTGAGCGAGCGGATCGGGCAAATCTGCCTTTATGGAAGCGATGAACCTAACGGACAGGACGACAACCACCCCTGA
- a CDS encoding zinc ribbon domain-containing protein, which translates to MGAGVLGARPVSLIVELFCENVVISACHARWSCIQEAAEFLGVCPQTLSVREWTCPDCGSIHDRDANAAINLKKWPRVRLAAASPFSDKLIAR; encoded by the coding sequence GTGGGTGCAGGGGTTTTGGGGGCTCGACCAGTTTCGTTAATAGTTGAACTTTTTTGCGAGAATGTTGTAATATCTGCATGTCACGCAAGATGGTCATGCATTCAAGAGGCCGCCGAGTTCTTGGGGGTGTGTCCTCAGACGCTGTCGGTGCGTGAGTGGACGTGTCCAGATTGCGGAAGTATCCACGACCGCGATGCGAACGCGGCGATCAATCTGAAAAAGTGGCCGAGAGTTCGGTTGGCGGCTGCCAGCCCTTTCAGCGACAAGCTGATTGCTCGGTGA
- a CDS encoding glycosyltransferase, whose translation MKLLFLHQNFPWQFKHLAPALAAQGHRVVAMTLQKIEAGEWQGVKLVPYTVGRGTSPTVHPWVADFETKVIRAEAAFRALQALKAQGFAPDAVIAHPGWGESLFVKEVWPQTKLGIYCEFFYHPQGADVGFDPEFPSADPEGEACRLRLKNLNNLLHFELADAAISPTHWQASTFPEPLRSKITVVHDGIDTEAISPNPNVSLTLTTQVGEQIRFTRHNEVVTFVNRNLEPYRGYHVFMRALPEILKRRPNARVLIVGGSEVSYGARPDPEHYGNRPWRQIFIDEVRPQIADADWQRVHFLGNIAYPHFIALLQLSSVHVYLTYPFVLSWSLLEAMSAGCAIVASDTQPLREAIYHDDTGRLVNFFDIEGLANEICALLADPPARQRLGANARAFAQAHYDLKTVCLPKQIAWVQGFWGLDQFR comes from the coding sequence ATGAAGCTCCTCTTCCTCCACCAAAACTTCCCCTGGCAGTTCAAGCACTTAGCACCCGCCTTGGCGGCGCAGGGCCACAGGGTTGTCGCGATGACCCTGCAGAAGATCGAGGCCGGGGAATGGCAAGGTGTAAAACTCGTGCCCTACACCGTCGGCCGCGGCACCTCGCCCACGGTGCACCCGTGGGTCGCTGACTTCGAGACCAAGGTGATCCGGGCTGAGGCCGCCTTTCGCGCGCTGCAGGCCCTCAAAGCCCAGGGCTTTGCGCCCGATGCGGTCATCGCCCACCCCGGCTGGGGCGAGAGCCTCTTTGTCAAGGAGGTCTGGCCCCAGACCAAACTCGGCATCTACTGCGAGTTCTTCTATCACCCCCAGGGGGCCGATGTGGGCTTCGACCCGGAGTTTCCTTCCGCCGACCCAGAAGGAGAGGCGTGTCGGCTCCGGCTCAAAAATCTCAATAACCTCCTGCACTTTGAGCTGGCCGATGCCGCCATCAGCCCCACCCACTGGCAGGCGAGCACCTTTCCCGAGCCCCTCCGGTCCAAGATCACCGTGGTGCACGACGGCATCGACACCGAGGCGATCTCGCCCAACCCGAATGTGTCACTCACCCTGACCACCCAGGTCGGCGAACAGATCAGGTTCACACGCCACAACGAGGTCGTCACCTTCGTCAACCGCAACCTCGAACCCTACCGGGGCTATCACGTTTTCATGCGGGCGTTGCCGGAGATCCTGAAACGCCGCCCGAACGCCCGCGTGCTGATCGTCGGCGGCAGTGAGGTGAGCTACGGCGCACGGCCTGACCCCGAGCATTACGGCAACCGCCCCTGGAGGCAGATCTTCATCGACGAGGTGCGCCCGCAGATTGCGGATGCCGACTGGCAGCGGGTGCATTTCCTCGGCAACATTGCGTATCCGCACTTCATTGCGCTGTTGCAACTGTCCAGCGTCCACGTCTATCTGACCTATCCCTTCGTGCTCTCTTGGAGCCTTTTGGAGGCGATGAGCGCCGGCTGTGCCATCGTCGCCAGCGACACCCAGCCGTTGCGCGAGGCGATTTACCACGACGACACCGGGCGGCTGGTGAACTTCTTCGACATCGAGGGTCTTGCCAACGAAATCTGCGCCCTGCTTGCTGACCCGCCAGCGCGGCAGCGCCTGGGTGCCAACGCCCGCGCCTTTGCCCAGGCGCACTATGACCTCAAGACGGTTTGCCTGCCCAAACAGATCGCGTGGGTGCAGGGGTTTTGGGGGCTCGACCAGTTTCGTTAA
- a CDS encoding class I SAM-dependent methyltransferase, whose protein sequence is MTDWTAGYVADITYTYGYYPELNPLRLRLALLHEGLVPPQVGTACELGFGQGMSINLHAAGSAVQWYGTDFNPAQAGFAQELAAASGAGAKLYDDAFADFANRADLPDFDYIGLHGIWSWISDDNRRVIVDFIRRKLKVGGVLYISYNTQPGWAAMVPLRELLTEHARVLGADGVGIVSRIDAALHFAEQLLAANPAYARANPQIAERLKRIKEQNRHYLAHEYFNRDWHPMSVARMGEWLGSAKLTWACSANTLDAIDAIHLSAEQQRLLATIPDPMVRQLVRDFCVNQQFRRDYWVKGARRLSALEQMEALRDERVVLVQPRADVALKVTGSLGEAALQEAIYTPILDQLADHKPKTLGQLETALQASASGQAITFGQLLQAVLVLMGNGALAPAQDEAHSAKAKKVTERLNAHLMLKSRGSSDIGYLASPVTAGGVGAPRFHQLFVLAKQQGHKTPPDWANFVWQLLAAQGQRLIKEGQALQTPEENLAELSTQAQTFAEKHLPLWKALQVA, encoded by the coding sequence ATGACCGACTGGACCGCCGGCTACGTGGCCGACATCACCTACACCTACGGCTACTACCCCGAACTCAACCCGCTGCGTCTGCGGCTGGCCTTGCTCCATGAGGGCCTCGTGCCCCCACAAGTGGGCACGGCGTGCGAACTCGGCTTTGGCCAAGGTATGAGCATCAACCTGCACGCCGCAGGCAGTGCGGTGCAGTGGTATGGCACCGACTTTAACCCCGCGCAAGCCGGCTTTGCCCAGGAGCTCGCGGCCGCATCAGGCGCGGGCGCCAAGCTCTACGATGACGCCTTTGCTGATTTTGCCAACCGTGCGGATTTGCCCGACTTCGACTACATTGGGCTACACGGCATCTGGAGCTGGATCTCGGACGACAACCGCCGTGTCATCGTCGACTTCATCCGCCGCAAGCTCAAGGTGGGCGGCGTGCTCTACATCAGCTACAACACCCAGCCCGGCTGGGCGGCCATGGTGCCCCTGCGCGAGCTCTTGACCGAACACGCCCGGGTGCTGGGCGCCGACGGTGTCGGCATCGTCAGCCGGATCGATGCCGCACTCCACTTTGCCGAGCAGCTGCTGGCCGCCAACCCAGCCTACGCGCGCGCCAACCCACAGATTGCCGAGCGCCTCAAGCGCATCAAAGAGCAAAACCGCCACTACCTGGCGCATGAATACTTCAACCGCGACTGGCACCCGATGAGCGTGGCCCGCATGGGCGAGTGGCTTGGGAGCGCCAAGCTCACCTGGGCCTGCTCGGCCAACACGCTCGATGCCATCGACGCCATTCACTTGAGCGCCGAGCAGCAACGGCTGCTCGCCACCATCCCCGACCCGATGGTGCGCCAGCTGGTGCGCGACTTCTGCGTCAACCAGCAATTCCGCCGTGACTACTGGGTCAAGGGCGCACGGCGCCTGTCTGCCCTGGAGCAGATGGAGGCCCTGCGCGATGAGCGCGTGGTGCTGGTGCAGCCCCGCGCCGACGTCGCCCTCAAGGTCACAGGCAGCCTGGGCGAAGCCGCGCTGCAAGAGGCCATCTACACCCCCATCCTCGACCAACTGGCCGACCACAAGCCCAAGACCCTGGGCCAGCTCGAAACCGCGCTGCAGGCCAGCGCCAGCGGCCAAGCCATCACCTTTGGCCAGCTGCTGCAAGCCGTGCTCGTGCTCATGGGCAACGGCGCGCTCGCCCCCGCGCAAGACGAGGCCCACAGCGCCAAAGCCAAAAAGGTCACCGAGCGGCTCAATGCCCACCTGATGCTCAAAAGCCGCGGCAGCAGTGACATCGGGTATCTGGCCAGCCCCGTCACTGCAGGCGGTGTGGGCGCGCCTCGGTTTCACCAGCTCTTTGTGTTGGCCAAACAACAGGGCCACAAAACCCCGCCCGACTGGGCGAACTTTGTCTGGCAGCTTCTCGCCGCCCAAGGCCAGCGCCTGATCAAGGAAGGGCAGGCCCTGCAAACCCCCGAAGAGAACCTCGCCGAGCTCAGCACCCAGGCCCAGACCTTTGCTGAAAAGCACCTGCCCCTATGGAAGGCACTTCAGGTGGCCTGA
- a CDS encoding DUF3782 domain-containing protein, whose amino-acid sequence MSTAAEMSWEEIKALFRETDRKFQETEAQMRETDRKMREVFERFDNLSRRFGDLGNRLGEFVEAMVEPAVVELFRARGLDVSEVHRRVTSRRGGETIEIDLLVVDGDTAVAVECKSRLTEEAVERHLARMEKMKRLLPKYADMKIHGAVAGMVVDDEAAKAAEAAGLWVLAQSGEAVVLKNAPNFSPRVW is encoded by the coding sequence ATGAGCACCGCCGCCGAGATGAGCTGGGAGGAGATCAAGGCCCTCTTTCGAGAGACCGACCGCAAGTTCCAAGAGACCGAAGCGCAGATGCGCGAGACCGACCGCAAGATGCGCGAAGTCTTCGAGCGCTTCGACAACCTCTCGCGCCGCTTTGGTGACTTGGGCAACCGGCTGGGTGAGTTCGTCGAGGCGATGGTCGAGCCGGCGGTGGTCGAGCTTTTTCGCGCGCGCGGGCTCGATGTGAGCGAAGTGCACCGGCGCGTCACCTCGCGCCGCGGCGGCGAGACCATCGAGATCGACCTTCTGGTCGTCGATGGCGACACGGCCGTGGCGGTGGAGTGCAAAAGTCGGCTGACCGAGGAAGCGGTCGAGCGACACCTGGCGCGGATGGAGAAGATGAAGCGCCTCTTGCCCAAGTACGCGGACATGAAGATTCACGGGGCAGTCGCTGGCATGGTGGTCGATGACGAGGCGGCCAAGGCGGCCGAGGCTGCCGGCTTGTGGGTGTTGGCGCAGTCAGGCGAGGCGGTCGTGCTGAAGAACGCGCCCAACTTTTCCCCGCGGGTGTGGTAA